The following is a genomic window from Neodiprion virginianus isolate iyNeoVirg1 chromosome 1, iyNeoVirg1.1, whole genome shotgun sequence.
tgaatcgaatgaaattacaGTAAACTGGTGCAAATTTCGTGTACAACGGGTGAATTTCAGCGTTAAAATATTTCCCCCTTTATTCTAAAAAATCTACCAATCAGCACAACGATTAACAAAAACATCTTAAATATGAAAGATGtgcaatatcaattttaaCCAAAAGAAGTTGCTCAAAATTTCcgcacatttttttatttccatttgcctcaatgatttttaaaaagtatttCCAATCTTTTGTTGTGGTTTAAAGTCGATTTCGGAAAAAgttactttgaaatttttgataacgCATTTCGATTGtagatttattttgtattatgGTTTTGAATAACTTAAAATCAGCATTTCTGGGTTCCTCTTACCGTTGATTTATTGTTAATCGCTTGAATTTTTATAGAGGGAGGAGCAAATGTGGTATTAAAGCCAAAATTTAACAGacataaaaatatacgtttcATTTTTGCACTTTTGTGTATACCTACAAAGTTTCATTGGATTCCTTGATGAATATGGAGATGCTTGTTTAGTAGAAGGTCGATGTATCATTTCAGATTTTCGGTTCCTGAGAGTATATTGTCATTGAAAGGTACGAAACATCATGAAGATGTTCACGATGATCCCAGCCAACATGATGGGCGAACAAGAACTTTTAAACATGAACGTGGAAACTGGGCAACACTTGTTTACATTAACTGTAAATTGACGCATAAAATATAGTTTGATGCATTATTTAATATGGACtgaatgataataaattttttagatatacatatgaatgtccaaattcaaattgaaaaattttgcagatcCTGATTACAGCCCAATATGTTCATGGTTGAGGGAACTACCACAACAGATTGGAATTAAGGaagttttgaacttttttacAGAATTCCATTTAAGTTTAACTCGGTGTTTGGTTCTAAAATTTCACTGGATTGAATCATTCGTAGATAGCTTACAGAAGCTGTGTCAATCTACAGGTGAAATATTGGTAGAATTTAGGGATTTGAAGGTATACTGTAACGAGGATAGGACTCGAACATTTCTTGGTTTACGGTGTGAAGACAGGAATAAAATCCTCAAACAATTCGTgataaatattgataaaatactTGCAGAGTATCAGCTACCATCATTCTATGAGGTGAGTCTCTTCATTTTAGTCATGAAAGTAATTGCATGTGTAATGAAAATGTCCGTggtctacattttttttaattataaaactttAAATCTGCTATTATGTACAGTGTTCGTAGGTATTTTTTAGTCTCTGTTACAAGCAGTGTTACATTTCCCATGATCTATAGGACGCGTCGTTTCATGTCAGCATCCTATGGTGCCTAGGAGATGTAAAGGAAAAACTGAATGCTTCGCTTCCTGCTCTGAATGAAAGTTGGAACAGTATTTGTGCTGAGCATTTTTTACACAGTTTCGAAGTCAGCAagattaattgtaaaattggCAACAAAATGTACACTTTTCCTCTGAAGTAAAGGTATACATgagtataaatattcaatgtaAATAAAAGTAGTTACAATTTGGAAGAATGTGTCAATCAACACAAAAAATTGCTTTCTTCATGTTTAATATATTCTATTTATCTGAAAACAATAATCAGGATTTCTAAGGCTTGAAAGTTCccttaataattatttaattaataatggtTAAATATCACTACATTGTGAGGTAATGTTTGTATGTAACCTTGACCACCCCATAGCTTCAGCCACGACTGTTGAACTTCAGATGCCATGCTAACCACAAGAGTACAAATTTCAGGATGGCAGATAAAAACTTCCAAATCGGGGGGGTCAGTTATCTCAGAGCATCCGCTGAAGTCGATATATGACAGTGTTGGTTTGTGTTGTAACACGTCACATAAagattttttcgaaagtttAATATTGCCGTTTATCACAAGCTTAGCAAGATTAGCTGTTTGTGAAAGAATGCGTGATAAATCATCATCACATAAGTCACACATTGAGAGATCCAATGATTCTAATGTTGCGAGTGAAAATCTAGGGTGAGAAAACAGTTCTTTTATTATGCGAGATTTTCCGTCTTGAATCGAACCAGATAAGTTCAGTGATAAAATATGAGGCTGCAATAAAGATCGCAGTCCTTCGCCCATTATTGGGTTTTGTGCAAAGTCTAGATTATTTAAGGCAGCGTTGCTTGTGCCTGCAAAGATATTTTCCACTTCGCAATTGCTCATATTCaaagtttgcaaattttttaaacaggaCAAAAGCGTATGTAATTGATGTGATGCTCGTTTACCCAAAGGATTATAACTTAAATCTAGTACTCGAGTTTGCAAAGGGAACTGCCTAAATTGAGACAGACAATTCAAATCAATATCACAACAGCGCAGGTGTAACTCCTGCAATAAAGTTAACTGCTCCAAGCTGCTACTTAGTATCTCTCCGAAGTCGTTGAGTTCTACTCCTGATATGTTCAAGACTTGCAGATGCATCTGGTACTGTAGACTTTTTAATAGTGGAAATACATCGCTGTTTAATGTCTCACGACCTCGTAGTCGAAATGTGGAAGTGTTCTCGCACGTTCTCAGGCATTTTACAGTTCCTTCATCTATAGCTGAAAACAAACCGCCTTGAATTTTGCTCTATTCAGTAGTtcatataataaaataaattggtaTAGCCAttcagtaaattttttttacgaagtACAGTAATAGTCTTACCAATATTGCAGCTGCTACAAATCGTTTTGTATCGATCAGAGATTGGAGGGATAtccatttttcgaatattgcCAATCAAGCTAAGTGGTTTGCAATTCAGATAACAGGAATTAATTGTACTTTGCGAGATTGTTGAATCACCGTTAGATGTGATAAGGTTAAAATCTGGCGTGCATCCAGTTtcttctttaaattttttttggactTGTCGTATGATGCTTTCGGTAGTGATTTTGTTTTCGTTCGAGACGCAGAGCCGcaatttaaacaattttttttcaattaaaaccTCTACATTCATCTCTTTGGCTTGCACTTGCTGAGATCCACTTCTTGATACGACATAAGCACTTGGCGATTGAGTGCAAGATACTGAATGCCTGGAAAAGCTTAGTGATAAAAGagtggtttgtttttttaaacttctAACCTCGTCAGGTTCCTCAATGACTTCACATATCTCAGCACTATTGCTATCGCAACTTTCTTCTGTTTCACTGTCTTGTAAAGTGGAAGACAATATTTTACTGTTCACCTCAGTTCTTTGACGTTTGCTTTTCCTTTCTACTGGTGCTGAACCTGCAGACTTGCGTTTCGCGGTAAATAGAAGATCGGTtcgattattcttttttttgctTGAATTGGGGCCAATATCATCATCAAGCCATTCATCTAGCAGTACTTGATCAGAATCTAGAAGAGGTGCAAGATCTTTGTGGGAAGTTGCGGATTTAATAAATGGACCTAGCCGTGTTCCTCTATTGCGCAGATTATCTATCGTCTGTTTGTAAACTTCACCAGCTGAGACATTGTGTCTttctgtattttcattttcctcttCTTTAAGCACATCTATACAATGTGAGCTTTTCCTCTCCAAGGTGatattcattctttttttcaccgtcgttCTTGTCACACCTTTCTGAGATAATTTACTGTGCATATGCTCGTACTCAGATTTATCGAGGCCCGATAACTCCTTAGCTCTTTTTCGCCAGTCTTCAAGAGAGTCGAGAATTGTGTCACCTTTTTCAGTTACTGCATAAATATTTGCTCCAAATTCGATCAGTAAATTCATAACAGAAAAGTTTCCACAACTTGCCGCATCGTGTAGCGGTGTAATTCCCTCACAGCTAGAACCTCCAGGGTCATTGACATCAGCTCCAGCATTTAACAACAATTTTGCTATTTCGACATGACCATGATTAGCTGCTTCATGTAGCGGCGTCCATCCGAAGTTATCCCTTATGTCTGTTGGATGTCCATCATCAATTAGTTTCTGAACTCGTTCAATGTTGCAGTTTATGCAAGCTATATGAAGCTGTGTTTCtcctctttcgtttttttttataaccaaGCCCGTACGACTACTTCGTGTTGATTTCAGTCTCATTGAACTACTGTTTTCTTCGCAGTTTGGTATATCCAAGTCAGAGAGTTTATCAAGATCCACATCAGCTCCAATATCGagattttcagaattttcctTTTCGCTATCGAATTCTGGTACTGTATCGAGTAACTGGTTCAGTCTGTCTCTCATTTCTTCAGTATCCTTCAAGGTCTGGGTTTCTGAATAATGGAGATATGCTTTCAGAACTGTTATTTCTAACGATGGAATACTGGTTAACGTAGCCTTTGATAGGGCTAGTTCGTAAGCGCGACATATGTCTGAACTTGTCGCACCAGTTGACTCTAAGAGATCGGCTGAAAACAGGGCTGATCTGCACGCTTCACGGGGATCAGAGCACATGCTTAGCTCTCTTTGTGCATAAGTGTAAGCCTCCTCATATCGACCTAGATCTTTCAAAGTCTGAGCTAAGGAAATCAGTCCTGCTGTAATTCCGTCAAAGGATTTTTCCTTTTCCGCCTGAGCAAGCATTTCTTTGTAATACTCCAATGCCTTTTCATAGCACTGGACAGCTGCAGCTGCGTCTCCCAACTTCTCGTAAAGTTGAAATCGgtttttttggattttgataTTTCCAATATCACTATTCACCATATTTTCAGTTCTGCTGAGAGTCACAGCTGTatgtaaaaagagaaaagtaTGTTTATGTTGTCATgcataaaaatagaataaaatacaaaaataaagtgAGTGAATTTTCAACTGACCAATGCGAAGAAGTTTCTCTACTTGTTCTCGGGTTGACTGGGGTAGATCTTTGATTGAGAAGAGCACTACCAAATCCTTGCGAGCATTCAGCCAATTACCATATTTCAACAACAACTCTGCTTTAGCTAGCAGAGCATTTGCTTTCATAGAAACATTTTCAGTTTCAGCTGCCATTTCCAGATACTTGAGCGCCTTCTCTTTGTCGTGTTGTCTTTCATGATGAGATCCAAGTGCGAGATAAGCTCTATGCTCATCTTCCTTCAAGTTGTATGTAGAGCATATCAAACGACATTTGTTATACAAGTTGATAGCCTCATGCGGCTTCATCTGAGCATCTAATACGAGACCCCAGTTTAAAAGAAGACGTGCACGTATGGTTGCCATTTCCGCCTTTGGGATGCCCTGAAGTCTttgttataacaaaaaaataaacaaataaaacaattacattaatataatatctTTGGAAAGGTGTTGGAAGTTTGGACAAGTTTTTGGCCTGAGATTAGTAAATTCGACAGCGATTTTGAATCAAGTTCTGTTATTATGAAGAGAAATCTACAATAAGAGTAAGATAAAGAATTGTGTGAGAAACAGTGCAACTGAATATTCACTGAACAGTGtattttgcgaatttttaaCCCCACATAtgtcaaataaatataagatTTTCGATGAGCAAATAAATTCTAATGGGCCATGTAATATACTATTAAACATTGAATTACCTCTAGATTTTCAGCATCACGCATAATAACGATGACCATCGATATCATACGCTGATATATGATTTGGAactaaaatttattactttttcataCATGTTTTTGGTATCACTGATCAATGACAAATTTAACAAAACATGTCAGTTGACATTTTGGCGCCTTAGTGAGAGGGTCTTTTGGAagtatttacaatttattaatGACCTAGTGTTAAAATTAATCATTACGTATTTTCAATGACAAAAGGTACTAagatttcgttaaaaaattatgtgaTGTATGCACAATGATTACAAACGTAATTGTATAGGTTTGAAAATCTCCTATGTTAATGGCGAAGCATTAATTATCTAGTCAAGAATAATCGGAATGTGTTGCTTGTTGTTTGGTTTGAGTTAAATctataattcaaaatttcgattgGTCTCTGAGCTGGACccctttcaatttttaaattgatgtTTTGGAGTCTTTATTCGGGTTCacgatttttctaaaattaccaCTCTTAGTCACAGCTTGTTTTTCAGCTATTACCAAAATGTCGAAAGAGAAAACGTCTGAAGAGATAGgcagagaaagagaaaatagtTCTTTTAATACATGAGATTCTTCATCCTGGATTGAAACATATAATTTCAGTGATAAAATATGTTCATCACCGAATATTGGATTTTGTGCTTATTGTAAGTTTAGATTATTTAAGGCAGCATTCCTTGTACcgacaaaaatatttactcatGTATCAAGTTTtagagtttttcttttcactatTTAACTGTAGTAGGTATTTCTTGAAAATCCTGTGCTTTCAGAAAAGCGCGTTTTCTTTACGGTACACCAAAGATACAAGTACACAATAtctcaaatattgaaaaaaaaagcaatttttcaCCTCTGAGGATGGCTGGCCAAATCTGATCGAAacttcaataaaaaaaaatgataatcatAAAAGAAGACCACCACACCCGTGATTTTATCAACTTCCTATACTAATCCCCAGTCCAGATGAGTAACTAGGGCTATGGAGGTCGAAAACATCTACTATAATGAGAtcatgaaaagaaagaaagcaTACAATCAGAAATAGATAATATCAATAGGAAGCAAATGCTACTGCATGCAATGCTTTGGTGACGAACTAGTCGTTTGAAAAACAAGCAAAGACTGAAAGTGGGGGTTTCGAAACATTCATTCTATCTGAACTAAGTCTTGAACAAATTAGAAAAGACTCATCCGTGTTAACTAGAATAAGGGCATTCAAAGAAAAGATAAATTGGAAAGTCGGAATGGATGAGAATCAGGGAcgagtcgaaattttttggaatgCCCTATTATGACTATGTGAGAccaaaaataaagtttttcacCAATCATCCTTATGCATTTGTACTGTAAGAGGCTTTTCGTGAAGGCATATAAAAACTGAATATTGGACTAGCGTTAACCAATTTACTTCACATGCGTCACTCTATCAGAAGTCTGTTTTGATCGATTGAAGAATATGAATCAACATAAAAGCATGCTAATAGTGTAGCTGATTCCTTGAAATACTGATCCACACTTAAACATGATACACAACTTATCGAAATTTCTTTACCCTGATTTTGATATTCTATTTCTCTAGAATAATCTCGATTATATTAAACTACAAatgattacaaaaatattatgggaaacttttgtctgtttcattaagaatgtaaacaaatttcgtatgaaaatattcaccaCAGGTAATACTTCTACTTAGATGTTGGACTTGTAGCTAGCAACTAAATTTAGCAGACAAACGTGTTACGTTTCTTTTAAATAGCAAAAATTGGTACAATTACATCggcccacaaaaaaaaaagtggtctgTACATTTGAACAGACCCACCTACCTTTACGTATTTTGAcgcgctgaatccgaatctgaggTCCGTTTGGTCCGTAGaccctcaaaattttgagaaaagtgcaaaaaaccgtataaaatgcaaaaaagtGCAGTTTTGgtgataaaagaaatttctaaATATAAATCATACAAGTTTTACATGTGATTCGATCCGCTAAGTATAAATCTGAAGTTTATTTTGCCTGTAGGCccttaaaaatataaataaattgctAAAAAACCCTAAAAATTGGTATCAACTGTATttacagtaataaaaaaattgattaaacatgattaaatttatttctcacatATTGTGATGTACTAAATCCAactaaaaaaatctgttgatGTGAATCAGtcagaaatttaccaaaaatcattcaaaaaagCATTGAAAGATAAAGTAAGGAACGAGCTTTATCGTTATCAGGGGAAGTGGAATATCAACATGATGGCAGATTTTTGCTGAACGCTAAAGAAAGACGTAACGAAGGAcaataaaaaacgaaagagaaaacCATTGCGTAGGTCATTTGAAGACAAAAGAGTTCGACACAAATGAACAACAGCTCGAAATCGATAACGCTCGTTCCTTACCTTATCTTTCTATGcttttttgaacgatttttggtaaatttctgaCTGATTCACAttaacagattttttatttggattTCGTGCATCACAATatgtgagaaataaatttaattatgtttaatcaatttttttattactgtaaATACAATTTATAGCAATTTTTGGggattttttgcaatttatttatatttttaaggGCCTACAGGCAAAATAAACTTCATATTTATACTCAGCGGATCGAATCACATGTAAAACTTATATGATttatatttagaaattttttttattaccaaactgcagttttttccatttttcacggttttttgcacttttctcaaaattttgagggtgtACGGACCAAACGGAcctcagattcggattcagcgcgtcaaaatacataaaggTAGGTGGGTCTGTTCAAATGTAtagaccatttttttttttgtgtgccGGTGTTAGTTAAGATTAGACAAAATCCAGATTCTTGGTTCTCAATGCCTTGTATTAGTATTAACTACAAGCTTCAGCTGTATCTTCAGCTATGCCTTATTACATAAAATAAGttaatttcaaacttcaaaataATCACAAATAGCTATTTTTAGTGCTATCACTGTCATTTGTACGATaagatacaaaaatattataaatgcaAACAAAACTTTTATGAGAAATGCAAGGAGTCTAGCCAACTAATGGAGTCAAATGTAATCCCTCTTGGCCGAAATGCCGAGCTATTTCAGTAGTCAGCTGCTAATAAAATGTGTAGTATTGTTGATAAGCTAAACTCCtattttgtttccttttcaTTATGCTATtcatggtgaaaaaaattattcactctTGCTTTTGCCACTTTGTTATCTGAGAGTGTCTAGTAAAAGTCGATACATAAAATTCAAGGACTTGATCAGGACTAAAATCCTATTTTTCACaatgattattttaaataagTTCCTTTCATTGCTGAGAGtgcaaaaattgtaaagaatAGTATTTTAACGTAATCATCTTTTACTGTttataattt
Proteins encoded in this region:
- the LOC124299986 gene encoding U6 snRNA phosphodiesterase: MAGLDMIRSYLSESEDSDTQDDSKINRDKISSSAKNLLQRFSVPESILSLKGTKHHEDVHDDPSQHDGRTRTFKHERGNWATLVYINYPDYSPICSWLRELPQQIGIKEVLNFFTEFHLSLTRCLVLKFHWIESFVDSLQKLCQSTGEILVEFRDLKVYCNEDRTRTFLGLRCEDRNKILKQFVINIDKILAEYQLPSFYEDASFHVSILWCLGDVKEKLNASLPALNESWNSICAEHFLHSFEVSKINCKIGNKMYTFPLK
- the LOC124298899 gene encoding tonsoku-like protein isoform X3, which produces MATIRARLLLNWGLVLDAQMKPHEAINLYNKCRLICSTYNLKEDEHRAYLALGSHHERQHDKEKALKYLEMAAETENVSMKANALLAKAELLLKYGNWLNARKDLVVLFSIKDLPQSTREQVEKLLRIAVTLSRTENMVNSDIGNIKIQKNRFQLYEKLGDAAAAVQCYEKALEYYKEMLAQAEKEKSFDGITAGLISLAQTLKDLGRYEEAYTYAQRELSMCSDPREACRSALFSADLLESTGATSSDICRAYELALSKATLTSIPSLEITVLKAYLHYSETQTLKDTEEMRDRLNQLLDTVPEFDSEKENSENLDIGADVDLDKLSDLDIPNCEENSSSMRLKSTRSSRTGLVIKKNERGETQLHIACINCNIERVQKLIDDGHPTDIRDNFGWTPLHEAANHGHVEIAKLLLNAGADVNDPGGSSCEGITPLHDAASCGNFSVMNLLIEFGANIYAVTEKGDTILDSLEDWRKRAKELSGLDKSEYEHMHSKLSQKGVTRTTVKKRMNITLERKSSHCIDVLKEEENENTERHNVSAGEVYKQTIDNLRNRGTRLGPFIKSATSHKDLAPLLDSDQVLLDEWLDDDIGPNSSKKKNNRTDLLFTAKRKSAGSAPVERKSKRQRTEVNSKILSSTLQDSETEESCDSNSAEICEVIEEPDEVRSLKKQTTLLSLSFSRHSVSCTQSPSAYVVSRSGSQQVQAKEMNVEVLIEKKLFKLRLCVSNENKITTESIIRQVQKKFKEETGCTPDFNLITSNGDSTISQSTINSCYLNCKPLSLIGNIRKMDIPPISDRYKTICSSCNIGGLFSAIDEGTVKCLRTCENTSTFRLRGRETLNSDVFPLLKSLQYQMHLQVLNISGVELNDFGEILSSSLEQLTLLQELHLRCCDIDLNCLSQFRQFPLQTRVLDLSYNPLGKRASHQLHTLLSCLKNLQTLNMSNCEVENIFAGTSNAALNNLDFAQNPIMGEGLRSLLQPHILSLNLSGSIQDGKSRIIKELFSHPRFSLATLESLDLSMCDLCDDDLSRILSQTANLAKLVINGNIKLSKKSLCDVLQHKPTLSYIDFSGCSEITDPPDLEVFICHPEICTLVVSMASEVQQSWLKLWGGQGYIQTLPHNVVIFNHY
- the LOC124298899 gene encoding tonsoku-like protein isoform X2, giving the protein MDTERLIKKKLRAKKDGNILQFAEATNSLADLYFQLGRLDDAREEYTEQVEACRILNDKLSLAVAHRMIGEIHLSLEDYQQALKHQKLYLEGAQEMKNELEEQRAFATLGRTYFCLAERFPEKSDEQIDALTNAKKAYAKSMFLCDKLQGIPKAEMATIRARLLLNWGLVLDAQMKPHEAINLYNKCRLICSTYNLKEDEHRAYLALGSHHERQHDKEKALKYLEMAAETENVSMKANALLAKAELLLKYGNWLNARKDLVVLFSIKDLPQSTREQVEKLLRIAVTLSRTENMVNSDIGNIKIQKNRFQLYEKLGDAAAAVQCYEKALEYYKEMLAQAEKEKSFDGITAGLISLAQTLKDLGRYEEAYTYAQRELSMCSDPREACRSALFSADLLESTGATSSDICRAYELALSKATLTSIPSLEITVLKAYLHYSETQTLKDTEEMRDRLNQLLDTVPEFDSEKENSENLDIGADVDLDKLSDLDIPNCEENSSSMRLKSTRSSRTGLVIKKNERGETQLHIACINCNIERVQKLIDDGHPTDIRDNFGWTPLHEAANHGHVEIAKLLLNAGADVNDPGGSSCEGITPLHDAASCGNFSVMNLLIEFGANIYAVTEKGDTILDSLEDWRKRAKELSGLDKSEYEHMHSKLSQKGVTRTTVKKRMNITLERKSSHCIDVLKEEENENTERHNVSAGEVYKQTIDNLRNRGTRLGPFIKSATSHKDLAPLLDSDQVLLDEWLDDDIGPNSSKKKNNRTDLLFTAKRKSAGSAPVERKSKRQRTEVNSKILSSTLQDSETEESCDSNSAEICEVIEEPDEVRSLKKQTTLLSLSFSRHSVSCTQSPSAYVVSRSGSQQVQAKEMNVEVLIEKKLFKLRLCVSNENKITTESIIRQVQKKFKEETGCTPDFNLITSNGDSTISQSTINSCYLNCKPLSLIGNIRKMDIPPISDRYKTICSSCNIAIDEGTVKCLRTCENTSTFRLRGRETLNSDVFPLLKSLQYQMHLQVLNISGVELNDFGEILSSSLEQLTLLQELHLRCCDIDLNCLSQFRQFPLQTRVLDLSYNPLGKRASHQLHTLLSCLKNLQTLNMSNCEVENIFAGTSNAALNNLDFAQNPIMGEGLRSLLQPHILSLNLSGSIQDGKSRIIKELFSHPRFSLATLESLDLSMCDLCDDDLSRILSQTANLAKLVINGNIKLSKKSLCDVLQHKPTLSYIDFSGCSEITDPPDLEVFICHPEICTLVVSMASEVQQSWLKLWGGQGYIQTLPHNVVIFNHY
- the LOC124298899 gene encoding tonsoku-like protein isoform X1 → MDTERLIKKKLRAKKDGNILQFAEATNSLADLYFQLGRLDDAREEYTEQVEACRILNDKLSLAVAHRMIGEIHLSLEDYQQALKHQKLYLEGAQEMKNELEEQRAFATLGRTYFCLAERFPEKSDEQIDALTNAKKAYAKSMFLCDKLQGIPKAEMATIRARLLLNWGLVLDAQMKPHEAINLYNKCRLICSTYNLKEDEHRAYLALGSHHERQHDKEKALKYLEMAAETENVSMKANALLAKAELLLKYGNWLNARKDLVVLFSIKDLPQSTREQVEKLLRIAVTLSRTENMVNSDIGNIKIQKNRFQLYEKLGDAAAAVQCYEKALEYYKEMLAQAEKEKSFDGITAGLISLAQTLKDLGRYEEAYTYAQRELSMCSDPREACRSALFSADLLESTGATSSDICRAYELALSKATLTSIPSLEITVLKAYLHYSETQTLKDTEEMRDRLNQLLDTVPEFDSEKENSENLDIGADVDLDKLSDLDIPNCEENSSSMRLKSTRSSRTGLVIKKNERGETQLHIACINCNIERVQKLIDDGHPTDIRDNFGWTPLHEAANHGHVEIAKLLLNAGADVNDPGGSSCEGITPLHDAASCGNFSVMNLLIEFGANIYAVTEKGDTILDSLEDWRKRAKELSGLDKSEYEHMHSKLSQKGVTRTTVKKRMNITLERKSSHCIDVLKEEENENTERHNVSAGEVYKQTIDNLRNRGTRLGPFIKSATSHKDLAPLLDSDQVLLDEWLDDDIGPNSSKKKNNRTDLLFTAKRKSAGSAPVERKSKRQRTEVNSKILSSTLQDSETEESCDSNSAEICEVIEEPDEVRSLKKQTTLLSLSFSRHSVSCTQSPSAYVVSRSGSQQVQAKEMNVEVLIEKKLFKLRLCVSNENKITTESIIRQVQKKFKEETGCTPDFNLITSNGDSTISQSTINSCYLNCKPLSLIGNIRKMDIPPISDRYKTICSSCNIGGLFSAIDEGTVKCLRTCENTSTFRLRGRETLNSDVFPLLKSLQYQMHLQVLNISGVELNDFGEILSSSLEQLTLLQELHLRCCDIDLNCLSQFRQFPLQTRVLDLSYNPLGKRASHQLHTLLSCLKNLQTLNMSNCEVENIFAGTSNAALNNLDFAQNPIMGEGLRSLLQPHILSLNLSGSIQDGKSRIIKELFSHPRFSLATLESLDLSMCDLCDDDLSRILSQTANLAKLVINGNIKLSKKSLCDVLQHKPTLSYIDFSGCSEITDPPDLEVFICHPEICTLVVSMASEVQQSWLKLWGGQGYIQTLPHNVVIFNHY